A stretch of Crossiella cryophila DNA encodes these proteins:
- a CDS encoding TetR/AcrR family transcriptional regulator, whose product MSTPDRPAGRAQRVDARTNRDRILNAADEVFGQGGETASTEEVARLAGVGIGTVFRHFPTKAGLLEAVLVRRFDRLRERAEARFDADPGPAFFDFFRQVVADAATKILIGEALLDAGGTGGGAAAASDGLRQAVGTLLRHAQQGGAVRADMALPEVYALLVGTARAAAKARLDQEVTDRMLTIVFDGLAPHRSVT is encoded by the coding sequence ATGAGTACGCCGGACCGGCCTGCCGGGCGAGCCCAGCGCGTGGACGCGCGCACCAACCGCGACCGCATCCTGAACGCCGCCGACGAGGTCTTCGGCCAGGGCGGCGAGACCGCCTCGACGGAGGAGGTGGCCCGGCTGGCGGGGGTGGGCATCGGCACGGTGTTCCGTCACTTCCCCACCAAGGCCGGGTTGCTGGAGGCCGTGCTCGTCCGGCGTTTCGACCGCCTGCGCGAGCGGGCCGAGGCACGCTTCGACGCCGACCCGGGTCCGGCGTTCTTCGACTTCTTCCGCCAGGTCGTGGCCGACGCGGCGACGAAGATCCTCATCGGCGAGGCCCTGCTCGACGCGGGCGGCACCGGCGGCGGCGCGGCAGCGGCCTCGGACGGGCTGCGCCAGGCGGTCGGCACCCTGCTGCGGCACGCCCAGCAGGGCGGAGCCGTCCGGGCCGATATGGCACTGCCCGAGGTCTACGCCCTGCTGGTGGGCACCGCCCGAGCCGCCGCGAAGGCCCGGCTCGACCAGGAGGTGACCGACCGGATGCTCACCATCGTCTTCGACGGCCTCGCACCGCACCGGTCAGTCACCTGA
- a CDS encoding carboxypeptidase regulatory-like domain-containing protein, producing MGSLSSARVLTGAVVLSLAASGLVAGTASAAEGPDIRSTVSVAGGTYLPGDPITVKLTVTNAGDRGAYYLRKHEQHVSGTRFFIDNMSDWGDLGPGGLGASYLPGESREYTLRGHLGEWGGGDARFRLGPISPRDVNPADDQGEALVPVVSPENKVVVSGQIYGDADLNGEPSAGEGLAGATVELRDNEGARTAVTGADGGYSFPGVSPGKHSLSVQSVPGGWISHGYRELRLDGSAPETKVSFRAMRPLSESLRVSVGLDKASYPVGAEAEIRLTLTNTGTRALTGIHVACDRIDNRLQLEVPPEGWGELGYYAAGTTVQPGQTREYRVRGTVPAHGGVRGHLYQSCDFCQLEEHSDGQPRGLLTAKVTGRDGTSSGTLFDDRNNNATVDPGEGLVNQEVRLIDLDNGHEFTAQTDGAGVLRLAGPAGRYRMTVQGWGFVRKDVVFDVVAPPSDYYSGWAHVLRPIPGR from the coding sequence ATGGGGTCGTTGTCATCGGCGCGCGTGCTGACCGGCGCGGTCGTGTTGTCATTGGCGGCCAGTGGGCTGGTCGCGGGCACCGCCTCGGCGGCGGAGGGGCCGGACATCCGGAGCACGGTCTCGGTGGCCGGCGGGACCTACCTGCCGGGGGACCCGATCACCGTCAAGCTCACCGTGACCAACGCCGGTGACCGGGGCGCCTACTACCTGCGCAAGCATGAGCAGCACGTCTCCGGCACCCGGTTCTTCATCGACAACATGAGCGACTGGGGTGATCTCGGGCCGGGCGGGCTCGGCGCGAGCTACCTGCCGGGGGAGTCCCGGGAGTACACGCTGCGCGGGCACCTCGGCGAGTGGGGCGGCGGGGACGCCCGGTTCAGGCTGGGCCCGATTTCGCCCCGCGATGTGAACCCGGCCGACGACCAGGGCGAGGCGCTGGTGCCGGTGGTCTCGCCGGAGAACAAGGTGGTGGTCAGCGGGCAGATCTACGGCGACGCCGACCTCAACGGCGAGCCCTCGGCGGGGGAGGGCCTGGCCGGGGCCACGGTGGAGCTGCGTGACAACGAGGGCGCGCGCACCGCGGTGACCGGCGCCGACGGCGGGTACTCCTTCCCTGGGGTGTCCCCCGGCAAGCACTCGCTGAGCGTGCAGAGCGTGCCAGGCGGCTGGATCAGCCACGGGTACCGGGAACTGCGGTTGGACGGCTCGGCGCCGGAGACCAAGGTGTCGTTCCGGGCGATGCGCCCGCTCTCGGAGTCGCTGCGGGTCAGCGTCGGGCTGGACAAGGCGAGCTACCCGGTCGGCGCGGAGGCCGAGATCCGGCTGACCCTGACCAACACCGGGACCAGGGCGCTCACCGGGATCCACGTCGCCTGCGACCGGATCGACAACCGCCTGCAGCTCGAGGTCCCGCCGGAGGGCTGGGGCGAACTCGGCTACTACGCGGCCGGCACGACGGTCCAGCCGGGACAGACCCGCGAGTACCGGGTGCGCGGCACGGTGCCGGCCCACGGCGGGGTGCGCGGCCACCTGTACCAGAGCTGCGACTTCTGCCAGCTCGAAGAGCACTCCGACGGTCAGCCGAGAGGGCTGCTGACGGCGAAGGTGACCGGGCGGGACGGGACCAGCAGCGGCACCCTGTTCGACGACCGGAACAACAACGCCACCGTCGACCCTGGCGAGGGGCTGGTCAACCAGGAGGTCCGGCTGATCGACCTGGACAACGGGCACGAGTTCACCGCCCAGACCGACGGCGCGGGCGTGCTCCGGCTGGCCGGTCCGGCCGGGCGGTACCGGATGACGGTGCAGGGCTGGGGATTCGTGCGCAAGGACGTGGTGTTCGACGTGGTCGCGCCGCCGAGTGACTACTACAGCGGCTGGGCACACGTGCTCCGGCCGATCCCGGGGCGCTGA
- a CDS encoding FAD-dependent oxidoreductase: protein MAFAITQTCCADASCITVCPVNCIHPTPDEPDFGRTDLLYVDPSACIDCGACADACPVDAIFPVAELPADLKPYARINADYYTDRAPAETAPAPMFHAWSPPEFSRTIPADFAPLDIAVVGTGPAGMYTVADLLLHTNARVTLIDRLPVTGGLIRYGVAPDHPSTKKIAETFARFHQHPRLTLRLGVQIGRDITPAELSAQHDAVIYAVGASAARTLDIPGEHLPGSLAATTVVAWYNGHPDIPATAVDLSAERVVLVGNGNVALDVARILTADPNTLADTTTAPTALTQLTSSKVREVVVLARRGPADAAYTMPELLALTERADIDLVLDDQDPRTTHAVDASEGKAALLQGITRQTVDWSTPPAPGRRRIVLRFHSTPLEIVGDTEVRGLRVTGPDGEIEIATGQVIRAVGYRGNPLPGLPFDPATGTIPHERGRVSPGTYVVGWIKRGPTGGIGANKSCASETVGTLLTDAIATTLPPRTPRPTRLTRLTSLLRGRPTT from the coding sequence ATGGCCTTCGCGATCACCCAGACCTGCTGCGCTGATGCCTCCTGCATCACGGTCTGCCCCGTCAACTGCATCCACCCGACCCCCGACGAGCCGGATTTCGGCCGCACCGACCTGCTCTACGTGGATCCCAGCGCCTGCATCGACTGCGGCGCCTGCGCCGACGCCTGCCCCGTCGACGCGATCTTCCCGGTGGCCGAACTGCCTGCCGACCTCAAGCCCTACGCCCGGATCAACGCCGACTACTACACCGACCGCGCTCCGGCCGAAACCGCGCCCGCGCCGATGTTCCACGCCTGGAGCCCGCCGGAGTTCAGCCGCACCATCCCCGCGGACTTCGCCCCGCTGGACATCGCGGTCGTCGGCACCGGCCCCGCCGGCATGTACACCGTCGCGGACCTGTTGCTGCACACCAACGCCAGGGTCACCCTGATCGACCGCCTCCCGGTCACCGGCGGCCTGATCCGCTACGGCGTGGCCCCCGACCACCCGTCCACCAAGAAGATCGCCGAAACCTTCGCCCGCTTCCACCAGCACCCCCGCCTGACCCTGCGCCTGGGCGTCCAGATCGGCCGGGACATCACTCCGGCCGAGCTGTCCGCCCAGCACGACGCGGTGATCTACGCCGTCGGCGCCTCCGCCGCCCGCACCCTGGACATCCCCGGCGAACACCTGCCAGGCAGCCTGGCCGCCACCACCGTGGTCGCCTGGTACAACGGCCACCCCGACATCCCAGCCACAGCCGTCGACCTCTCCGCCGAACGCGTGGTCTTGGTAGGCAACGGCAACGTAGCCCTGGACGTGGCCCGAATCCTCACCGCCGACCCGAACACCCTGGCGGACACCACGACCGCCCCCACCGCCCTGACCCAGTTGACCTCCAGCAAGGTCCGCGAGGTCGTGGTCCTGGCCCGCCGAGGCCCCGCCGACGCGGCCTACACCATGCCCGAACTACTCGCCCTGACCGAACGAGCCGACATCGACCTGGTCCTGGACGACCAGGACCCCCGCACCACCCACGCGGTCGACGCGAGCGAAGGCAAAGCCGCACTGCTACAAGGAATCACCCGCCAAACGGTGGACTGGTCCACCCCACCCGCCCCAGGTCGAAGGCGAATCGTGCTCCGCTTCCACTCGACACCCCTGGAGATCGTCGGCGACACCGAGGTCCGCGGCCTGCGCGTCACCGGCCCCGACGGGGAGATCGAGATCGCCACCGGCCAGGTGATCCGAGCCGTCGGCTACCGCGGAAACCCGTTGCCGGGCCTGCCTTTCGACCCCGCCACCGGCACAATCCCGCACGAACGCGGCCGGGTCAGTCCGGGCACCTACGTGGTCGGCTGGATCAAACGCGGCCCCACGGGCGGAATCGGCGCCAACAAGTCCTGCGCCAGCGAAACAGTCGGCACCCTCCTCACCGACGCCATCGCCACCACCCTCCCACCCCGAACCCCCCGCCCCACCCGCCTCACCCGCCTGACCTCACTCCTACGCGGCCGCCCCACCACCTAA
- a CDS encoding AurF N-oxygenase family protein — MATVEARPDRQAVAQRLLDSSSELSYDPATEVDWETPLDPAHHGMSPEWCTLYGTAYWAEMSPEQQRELTRQESASVASTGIWFEMILQQMILRDFYGKDPTDPAFQWALTEIADECRHSIMFARGAAKLGAPAYRPNRVVIELGRLFKTVAVGEAAYASILVAEEVLDVMQRDWMRDDRVAPFVRTINNIHVVEESRHMKFAREETKERLEGAGWLRRQINALVVSIVSYYIVTSMVGKKVYANAGLDVDRAVREAKANQHHKSMMRSSCAGLMEFLNSAGLLTKAATWFYQRANLI; from the coding sequence ATGGCCACCGTTGAAGCCCGACCCGACCGCCAGGCCGTGGCCCAAAGGCTGCTGGACTCGTCGTCGGAGTTGTCCTACGACCCGGCGACCGAGGTGGATTGGGAGACCCCGCTGGACCCGGCGCACCACGGGATGAGCCCGGAGTGGTGCACCCTCTACGGCACCGCGTACTGGGCGGAGATGTCCCCGGAACAGCAGCGCGAGCTGACCCGCCAGGAGTCGGCCTCGGTGGCCAGCACCGGGATCTGGTTCGAGATGATCCTGCAGCAGATGATCCTGCGGGACTTCTACGGCAAGGACCCGACCGACCCGGCCTTCCAGTGGGCGCTGACCGAGATCGCCGACGAATGCCGCCACTCGATCATGTTCGCCCGCGGCGCGGCCAAGCTGGGCGCGCCCGCGTACCGGCCGAACCGGGTGGTGATCGAACTGGGTCGCCTGTTCAAGACCGTCGCGGTCGGCGAGGCCGCCTACGCCTCGATCCTGGTCGCCGAGGAGGTCCTCGACGTCATGCAGCGGGACTGGATGCGCGACGATCGGGTGGCGCCGTTTGTCCGCACCATCAACAACATCCACGTGGTCGAGGAATCCCGGCACATGAAGTTCGCCAGGGAGGAGACCAAGGAGCGTCTGGAGGGCGCGGGCTGGCTGCGCCGCCAGATCAACGCGCTGGTGGTCTCGATCGTCTCCTACTACATCGTGACCAGCATGGTCGGCAAGAAGGTCTACGCCAACGCCGGCCTGGACGTCGACCGCGCGGTGCGGGAGGCCAAGGCCAACCAGCACCACAAGTCGATGATGCGGTCCAGCTGCGCGGGCCTGATGGAGTTCCTCAACTCCGCCGGCCTGCTCACCAAGGCCGCGACCTGGTTCTACCAGCGAGCGAACCTGATCTGA
- the ngcE gene encoding N-acetylglucosamine/diacetylchitobiose ABC transporter substrate-binding protein translates to MTRTNISRRDLLRAAAVLGMSAPLLGACVTGGGPGAGPGQRGERSAGNPFGVKAGSPLEVVVFKGGYGDDYVKAAEEVYRRQHQGSAIEHRGIQQVGDTLRPRFVANTPPDVVDNTGAGALDISALAAAGQLTNLAELLDAPSWDDPNVTVRNTLLPGVVEDGERDGVCVHLNYTFTVWGLWYSKSLFDRQGWTYPATWEAMLALCAEIKKTGIAPWTYQGKYPDYVTDPLLTMAAKSGGMDLIRALDNLEPGAWRHEAVRGAAEAFAELAGRGYFMPGSEALSHTEAQAAWCQGKAAFIPSGSWLESEQRDVTPPGFEMTLGVLPARTTADKLKPTALEASSTESYLVPAQAKNIAGGLDFLRMLFSRNACREFARTAGTLPSVAGATDGLTLSSGLGSVSAAVRAAGTELISFRHRGWYPQLRKATDDAVGELITRRLTPAAFADRLQLAADALAKDSSVKKYTRR, encoded by the coding sequence ATGACAAGGACCAACATCTCCCGTCGCGACCTGCTGCGGGCCGCGGCCGTGCTCGGGATGTCCGCGCCACTGCTCGGCGCCTGCGTCACCGGCGGCGGGCCGGGCGCCGGACCGGGGCAGCGCGGGGAACGCAGTGCGGGCAACCCGTTCGGGGTCAAGGCCGGGTCACCGCTGGAGGTGGTGGTCTTCAAGGGCGGCTACGGCGACGACTACGTCAAGGCGGCCGAGGAGGTCTACCGGCGGCAGCACCAGGGCAGTGCGATCGAGCACCGCGGCATCCAGCAGGTCGGCGACACCCTGCGGCCGCGGTTCGTGGCCAACACCCCGCCGGACGTGGTGGACAACACCGGCGCCGGCGCGCTGGACATCTCCGCGCTCGCGGCCGCCGGTCAGCTCACCAACCTGGCCGAACTGCTCGACGCCCCCTCCTGGGACGACCCCAACGTCACCGTGCGGAACACCCTGCTGCCCGGTGTGGTCGAGGACGGCGAGCGGGACGGCGTCTGCGTGCACCTGAACTACACCTTCACCGTGTGGGGCCTGTGGTACTCGAAGTCCCTGTTCGACAGGCAGGGCTGGACCTACCCGGCCACCTGGGAGGCCATGCTCGCGCTGTGCGCGGAGATCAAGAAGACCGGGATCGCGCCCTGGACCTACCAGGGCAAGTACCCGGACTACGTCACCGATCCACTGCTCACCATGGCCGCCAAGTCCGGCGGCATGGACCTGATCCGCGCGCTGGACAACCTGGAACCGGGGGCCTGGCGGCACGAGGCGGTGCGCGGTGCGGCCGAGGCGTTCGCCGAACTGGCCGGGCGCGGGTACTTCATGCCGGGCTCGGAGGCGTTGTCGCACACCGAGGCCCAGGCCGCCTGGTGCCAGGGCAAGGCCGCGTTCATCCCGTCCGGCTCCTGGCTGGAGAGCGAGCAGCGCGACGTCACCCCGCCGGGCTTCGAGATGACGCTGGGCGTGCTGCCCGCGCGCACCACCGCCGACAAGCTCAAACCCACCGCGCTGGAGGCGTCCAGCACCGAGTCCTACCTGGTCCCGGCCCAGGCCAAGAACATCGCGGGCGGCCTGGACTTCCTGCGGATGTTGTTCTCCCGCAACGCCTGCCGCGAGTTCGCCCGCACCGCGGGCACGCTGCCCTCGGTCGCCGGGGCCACCGACGGCCTGACCCTGTCCAGCGGCCTGGGCTCGGTCAGCGCCGCGGTGCGCGCGGCCGGCACCGAACTGATCAGCTTCCGGCATCGCGGCTGGTATCCGCAGCTGCGCAAGGCCACCGACGACGCGGTCGGCGAGCTGATCACCCGCCGACTCACCCCGGCCGCCTTCGCCGACCGCCTGCAACTGGCCGCCGACGCACTCGCCAAGGACTCCAGCGTCAAGAAGTACACCCGCAGATGA
- a CDS encoding carbohydrate ABC transporter permease, producing the protein MRRRGLGFVACALLPALLLHVVFVLSPYAQAFYLSLTDWNGVAGQARFVGLDNFRQLGSDPLFLAAVRNNLVLLLTLPLGTIALGLFLATALKFGSRGGRSGVRGARFYSIVFFFPQLLSVAIVAVLWGFAYNPNSGLINGGLRALGLDGLARSWLAEPGLALFAVLAVLIWSGVGFYLVLFSAAMDAIPREFYEAALLDGAGQWTTFRRITLPLLWDNVQVAFVYLGMAALDGFALVQIMTVGPGGPDGATEVIGLSLYRNAFTFSRFGYAAAMGVALFFGTLVFAVLALRAGRRERVELA; encoded by the coding sequence ATGAGGCGGCGGGGTCTGGGTTTTGTCGCCTGCGCCCTGCTGCCCGCGTTGCTGCTGCACGTGGTGTTCGTGCTCTCCCCGTACGCGCAGGCGTTCTACCTCTCGCTCACCGACTGGAACGGGGTGGCCGGGCAGGCGCGGTTCGTCGGGCTGGACAACTTCCGGCAGCTCGGTTCGGACCCGCTGTTCCTGGCGGCGGTGCGCAACAACCTGGTGCTGCTGCTGACCCTGCCGCTGGGCACCATCGCCCTCGGCCTGTTCCTGGCCACCGCGCTCAAGTTCGGCTCGCGCGGTGGCCGGTCCGGGGTGCGCGGGGCCCGGTTCTACTCGATCGTGTTCTTCTTCCCGCAGTTGCTCTCGGTGGCGATCGTGGCCGTGCTGTGGGGTTTCGCCTACAACCCGAACAGCGGACTGATCAACGGCGGGCTGCGCGCGCTCGGCCTGGACGGGCTGGCGCGCAGCTGGCTGGCCGAGCCGGGACTGGCCCTGTTCGCGGTGCTGGCGGTGCTGATCTGGTCCGGCGTCGGCTTCTACCTGGTGCTGTTCAGCGCGGCCATGGACGCCATCCCACGCGAGTTCTACGAGGCCGCGCTGCTCGACGGCGCGGGGCAGTGGACCACGTTCCGGCGGATCACGCTGCCGCTGCTGTGGGACAACGTGCAGGTCGCCTTCGTCTACCTGGGCATGGCCGCGCTGGACGGCTTCGCGCTGGTGCAGATCATGACCGTCGGCCCCGGCGGCCCGGACGGCGCCACCGAGGTCATCGGGCTTTCCCTGTACCGCAACGCCTTCACCTTCAGCCGGTTCGGCTACGCGGCCGCGATGGGGGTGGCGCTGTTCTTCGGCACCCTGGTCTTCGCCGTGCTGGCGTTGCGGGCGGGCCGCCGGGAGCGGGTGGAGCTGGCATGA
- a CDS encoding carbohydrate ABC transporter permease: MRRIPLHLALLGWTLVTGFPLLWAAISALKTDREILTSPWSLPESPQWTNFARAWTEADIGRYFLNSVLVVGGALGLTMLLGALAAYALARYPFRGNRFVYYLFVASMFFPTFLALVPLFFTVQQLGLLGTHLGLILVYTAFATPFTIFFLHAFFRGLPSAVAEAAFLDGCSHAGVFFRIMLPMARPGLISVAIFNFLGLWNQYLLPLVLNPDPDNYVLAQGLAALSTSQGYRGDWSGLFAGLTIAMLPVLAAYVVFQRQIQAGATAGALR; encoded by the coding sequence ATGAGACGGATCCCGCTGCACCTGGCGCTGCTGGGCTGGACCCTGGTCACCGGATTTCCGTTGCTGTGGGCCGCGATCAGCGCGCTCAAGACCGACCGGGAGATCCTGACCAGCCCGTGGTCGCTGCCGGAGAGTCCACAGTGGACGAACTTCGCCCGAGCCTGGACCGAGGCCGACATCGGCCGCTACTTCCTCAACTCGGTGCTCGTGGTCGGCGGCGCGCTCGGGCTGACCATGCTGCTCGGCGCGCTGGCCGCCTACGCGCTGGCCCGCTATCCCTTCCGTGGCAACAGGTTCGTCTACTATCTCTTCGTCGCCTCGATGTTCTTCCCGACCTTCCTGGCGCTGGTGCCGCTGTTCTTCACCGTGCAGCAGCTCGGCCTGCTCGGCACCCACCTCGGGCTGATCCTGGTCTACACCGCCTTCGCCACCCCGTTCACCATCTTCTTCCTGCACGCCTTCTTCCGTGGCCTGCCCAGCGCGGTGGCCGAGGCCGCGTTCCTGGACGGCTGCTCGCACGCCGGGGTGTTCTTCCGGATCATGCTGCCGATGGCCCGCCCCGGCCTGATCTCGGTGGCCATCTTCAACTTCCTCGGCCTGTGGAACCAGTACCTGCTGCCACTGGTGCTCAACCCCGACCCGGACAACTACGTGCTCGCCCAGGGTCTGGCCGCGCTGTCCACCAGCCAGGGCTACCGCGGTGACTGGAGCGGGCTGTTCGCCGGGCTGACCATCGCGATGCTGCCGGTGCTGGCGGCCTACGTGGTGTTCCAGCGGCAGATCCAGGCGGGCGCCACCGCGGGCGCGCTCCGATAG
- a CDS encoding MDR family MFS transporter yields the protein MTTSTTTAPPRPEQAPARPGLLIGVLVLSAFVMILNETIMSVALRDLTVDLKVPTTTIQWLTSGFLLTMAVVIPTTGFLLERFTPRQVFAVSLTAFSLGTLLCGVAPGFEVLLAGRVVQAVGTAVMLPLLMTTVMRLVPLERRGATMGTITIVIAVAPAIGPTIGGAVLSSLGWRWMFLIVLPLAVGALVAGLALLRIHSETRPVPLDLFSVLLSALGFGGLLYGLSASGESAGGHSPVPPWLAVTVGAVSLLVFGWRQLRLQREDKALLDLRPFTHRSFVVGLVLSALLFVCLIGAGAILLPLYLQTVLHTSTFVSGLAVLPGGLVLGLLGRPVGKLFDKVGARPLVIPGALSMAVSLWLFSALGPGSPLLAVIGIHILLMIGLGLMMTPLMTESLGSLPEQLYSHGSAILATLQQVAGALGTAVFITVATLGSTDRSTGSPDVDGLHLSFLVAGCIGVVALVGSFFVRAKQPGDAPSAPAMH from the coding sequence ATGACGACCAGCACCACCACCGCCCCGCCGCGCCCGGAGCAAGCTCCGGCGCGCCCCGGTCTGCTGATCGGGGTGCTCGTCCTCTCCGCGTTCGTGATGATCCTCAACGAGACGATCATGAGCGTGGCGCTGCGGGACCTCACCGTCGACCTCAAGGTGCCCACCACCACCATCCAGTGGCTGACCAGTGGCTTCCTGCTGACCATGGCCGTGGTCATCCCGACCACCGGCTTCCTGCTCGAACGCTTCACCCCGCGCCAGGTCTTCGCGGTCTCGCTGACCGCGTTCTCCCTCGGCACCCTGCTCTGCGGCGTCGCACCCGGTTTCGAGGTGCTGCTGGCCGGCCGGGTCGTGCAGGCCGTCGGCACCGCGGTGATGCTGCCGCTGCTGATGACCACCGTGATGCGCCTGGTGCCGCTGGAGCGGCGCGGGGCGACCATGGGCACGATCACCATCGTGATCGCGGTGGCCCCGGCCATCGGCCCGACCATCGGTGGCGCGGTGCTCTCCTCGCTGGGCTGGCGGTGGATGTTCCTGATCGTGCTGCCGCTGGCGGTCGGCGCATTGGTGGCCGGCCTGGCCCTGCTGCGCATCCACAGCGAGACCCGCCCGGTGCCGCTGGACCTGTTCTCGGTGCTGCTGTCCGCGCTCGGTTTCGGCGGTCTGCTCTACGGCCTCTCCGCCAGTGGTGAGTCCGCAGGCGGGCATTCGCCGGTGCCGCCGTGGCTCGCGGTGACCGTCGGCGCGGTCTCGCTGCTGGTCTTCGGCTGGCGGCAGCTGCGCCTGCAGCGGGAGGACAAGGCGCTGCTGGACCTGCGCCCGTTCACCCACCGCTCGTTCGTGGTCGGGCTGGTGCTCAGCGCCCTGCTGTTCGTCTGCCTGATCGGCGCCGGCGCGATCCTGCTGCCGCTGTACCTGCAGACCGTGCTGCACACCTCGACCTTCGTCAGCGGCCTCGCGGTGCTGCCGGGTGGTCTGGTGCTCGGTCTGCTCGGCCGCCCGGTGGGCAAGCTGTTCGACAAGGTGGGCGCCCGCCCGCTGGTCATCCCCGGCGCGTTGTCCATGGCGGTCTCGCTGTGGCTGTTCTCCGCGCTGGGCCCGGGTTCGCCGCTGCTCGCGGTGATCGGCATCCACATCCTGCTGATGATCGGCCTCGGCCTGATGATGACCCCGCTGATGACCGAGTCGCTCGGCTCGCTGCCGGAGCAGCTCTACTCGCACGGCAGCGCGATCCTGGCCACCCTCCAGCAGGTCGCGGGCGCGCTGGGCACCGCGGTGTTCATCACCGTGGCCACCCTGGGCAGCACCGACCGCTCCACCGGCAGCCCCGACGTGGACGGTCTGCACCTGTCCTTCCTGGTCGCGGGTTGCATCGGCGTGGTCGCCCTGGTCGGCTCGTTCTTCGTCCGGGCCAAGCAGCCGGGTGACGCGCCGTCGGCACCGGCCATGCACTGA
- a CDS encoding nuclear transport factor 2 family protein, with translation MTTPRSPREVFLALVDGVGSGRWEELPDLYAEHTHVVHPFDPLRAPALRTREELRAHFTPVDASPRPRRWAADITVHETADPEVIIAEFEYRGTTTDTGEEFSQPAIFVLRVRDGEIVESRDYFDHFSTARIRGQLGALVAAVEAKQ, from the coding sequence ATGACCACACCCAGGAGCCCGCGCGAGGTCTTCCTCGCGCTCGTCGACGGCGTGGGGAGCGGCCGCTGGGAAGAGCTGCCGGACCTCTACGCGGAACACACCCACGTGGTGCACCCGTTCGATCCGCTGCGCGCCCCCGCACTGCGTACCCGCGAGGAACTACGGGCGCACTTCACGCCGGTGGACGCCAGCCCCAGACCGCGCCGATGGGCGGCTGACATCACCGTGCACGAGACGGCCGACCCCGAGGTCATCATCGCCGAGTTCGAGTACCGGGGAACCACTACCGACACCGGCGAGGAGTTCAGCCAACCGGCGATCTTCGTGCTGCGGGTGCGTGACGGGGAGATCGTCGAGTCCCGGGACTACTTCGATCACTTCTCGACCGCCCGGATCCGCGGCCAGCTCGGCGCACTCGTGGCGGCGGTCGAAGCCAAGCAGTGA
- a CDS encoding helix-turn-helix domain-containing protein has translation MSTDPVTPPAVPISEAAALYDLPPSTLRWWEDRGLLGPPPRDAGRRRYREADLRRLGVAYLCCVTGLMPLSKAAVVAAGQARREDWQGTVAEQIGVLADRIDQLTAARAYLQHLLQCEDADMTDCPYLERELVTWTPRGRLPAGDLVSAARAARGGGGDEKGEVGDEMRCVSCARVVGEGGRGRPRRYCSAACRQRAYRARRGVG, from the coding sequence ATGTCAACTGACCCAGTGACCCCACCCGCCGTCCCCATCAGCGAAGCCGCCGCCCTGTACGACCTCCCGCCGTCAACCCTGCGCTGGTGGGAGGACCGCGGCCTGCTCGGCCCACCCCCACGAGACGCAGGCCGCCGCCGCTACCGAGAGGCTGACCTGCGTCGCCTCGGCGTGGCCTACCTGTGTTGCGTGACGGGTTTGATGCCGCTGTCCAAGGCCGCGGTGGTCGCCGCGGGCCAGGCCAGACGGGAGGACTGGCAGGGCACGGTCGCCGAGCAGATCGGCGTACTGGCCGACCGCATCGACCAGCTGACCGCCGCCCGCGCCTACCTCCAGCACCTGTTGCAGTGCGAGGACGCGGACATGACGGACTGTCCTTATCTGGAGCGGGAGCTGGTCACGTGGACGCCTCGGGGGCGGTTGCCGGCGGGGGATCTGGTGTCGGCGGCTCGGGCGGCTCGGGGTGGAGGTGGTGATGAAAAGGGGGAGGTTGGTGACGAAATGCGGTGTGTGAGTTGTGCGCGGGTGGTGGGGGAGGGGGGTCGGGGGCGGCCTCGGCGGTATTGCTCGGCGGCTTGTCGGCAGCGGGCTTATCGGGCTCGGCGGGGGGTGGGGTGA